A region of Plutella xylostella chromosome 29, ilPluXylo3.1, whole genome shotgun sequence DNA encodes the following proteins:
- the LOC119693844 gene encoding BTB/POZ domain-containing protein 6 — translation MTVVTNPARGGSPTESLELDLAEAAAAAAAVAAAAGESSGELAAERMGEFADECSCTSDDPEEPEEVVTIDPSELYDDERRSDIVFVAGMGGDTWRYPGHRRVLAATSPVFAALLACKSDVIIVDYVDRRGFEQLLRYHYCEPTQLTSVATARLTLDAAHKFLCAPLAERCARRLDLVMDAGVALEVMRDLRYLCARLPGAASAPPLPALGDDAAARALAQCSRWCDSLAHNALLVLDEQADDALRDERLEDLPYEDLALIVRRDTLRPSSELVLAEALARWATAACKRAKRELTPANRRAALGELAYCPRYLLLSGEELARALALELLEPVERALVAARARGLSAPVPVGAAQEGLLRRWARPRPEQPAALPVHLSARSEPPDEPPPPSGLCARRAPPGPRQPSFTPDEKAKKRGCCASFCDGLLRCIICLFD, via the coding sequence ATGACGGTGGTGACGAACCCGGCGCGCGGGGGCAGCCCCACGGAGTCGCTGGAGCTGGACCTGgccgaggcggcggcggcggcggcggcggtggcggcggcggcgggcgagaGCAGCGGCGAGCTGGCCGCCGAGCGCATGGGCGAGTTCGCGGACGAGTGCAGCTGCACCTCCGACGACCCCGAGGAGCCCGAGGAGGTGGTGACCATCGACCCCTCCGAGCTGTACGACGACGAGCGCCGCTCCGACATCGTGTTCGTGGCCGGCATGGGCGGCGACACGTGGCGCTACCCGGGCCACCGCCGCGTGCTGGCCGCCACCTCGCCCGTGTTCGCCGCGCTGCTCGCCTGCAAGTCCGACGTCATCATCGTGGACTACGTGGACCGGCGCGGCTTCGAGCAGCTGCTGCGCTACCACTACTGCGAGCCCACGCAGCTCACGTCCGTGGCCACGGCGCGCCTCACGCTGGACGCGGCGCACAAGTTCCTGTGCGCGCCGCTGGCCGAGCGCTGCGCGCGCCGCCTCGACCTCGTGATGGACGCGGGCGTGGCGCTGGAGGTGATGCGCGACCTGCGCTACCTGTGCGCGCGCCTGCCGGGGGCCGCGtccgcgccgccgctgcccgCGCTGGGCGACgacgcggcggcgcgcgcgctggCGCAGTGCTCGCGCTGGTGCGACTCGCTGGCGCACAACGCGCTGCTGGTGCTGGACGAGCAGGCGGACGACGCGCTGCGCGACGAGCGGCTCGAGGACCTGCCCTACGAGGACCTGGCGCTGATCGTGCGGCGCGACACGCTGCGGCCCAGCAGCGAGCTGGTGCTGGCGGAGGCGCTGGCGCGTTGGGCCACGGCCGCCTGCAAGCGAGCTAAGCGCGAGCTGACGCCGGCCAACCGGCGCGCGGCGCTGGGTGAGCTGGCCTACTGCCCGCGCTACCTGCTGCTGAGCGGAGAGGAGCTGGCGCGCGCGCTGGCGCTGGAGCTGCTGGAGCCGGTGGAGCGCGCGCTggtggcggcgcgggcgcgcgggCTGTCGGCGCCGGTGCCAGTGGGCGCGGCGCAGGAGGGGCTGCTGCGGCGCTGGGCGCGGCCCCGCCCGGAGCAGCCGGCCGCGCTGCCCGTGCACCTGAGCGCGCGCTCCGAGCCGCCGGacgagccgccgccgccgtcgggGCTgtgcgcgcgccgcgccccccccGGCCCGCGCCAGCCGTCTTTCACGCCCGACGAGAAGGCCAAGAAGCGCGGCTGCTGTGCCTCGTTCTGCGACGGGCTGCTGCGCTGCATCATCTGCCTCTTCGACTAG